A single genomic interval of Desulfurobacteriaceae bacterium harbors:
- the rpsT gene encoding 30S ribosomal protein S20, producing MPNKKSAKKRLRQNIKRRERNRYYVRRMKTEAKKVLEAVAEKNLEKAKEQLKVAMKWIQRAASRGAIHKNEAARRQSKVAKAVAQLERELAAQGE from the coding sequence ATGCCAAATAAAAAATCTGCAAAAAAGAGACTTCGTCAAAATATTAAAAGAAGAGAAAGAAATAGATACTATGTGAGAAGGATGAAGACAGAAGCTAAGAAGGTTCTTGAGGCTGTAGCTGAGAAGAACCTTGAAAAAGCTAAAGAACAACTCAAAGTAGCTATGAAGTGGATTCAAAGGGCTGCTTCAAGAGGGGCTATCCATAAGAATGAAGCTGCAAGAAGACAGTCTAAAGTAGCAAAGGCTGTTGCCCAACTTGAAAGAGAGTTAGCTGCTCAAGGGGAATAA
- a CDS encoding menaquinone biosynthesis decarboxylase, translating to MAYRDLRDFIEKLKKEGELKEIDYPVSSYLEITEIADRVVKAGGPALLFKNVDGGNIPVAINLFASYKRMAMALEDDPDNIGKRLAKFLKPEKPSGFIDKLKKLIELKKLSDVFPKLVDKKKAPCKEIVMDEPDLSKFPILFCWPRDGGRFITLPLVFTKDPETGERNCGMYRLHVYSKNTTGMHWHWHKVGAKHFLKAKRMGIKKFPVAVAIGCDPAVIYSATAPLPEDVDEMVFAGFLRGKPVDMVKCETVDLEVPANAEIVLEGYVDTEELRFEGPFGDHTGYYSLPDFYPVFHITCITHRKNPIYPATIVGKPPMEDCYIGKATERIFLYLLRTQLPEIVDMSLPIEGVFHNFAFISIDKRYPGHARKVISALWGMGQMSFTKNIVIFDKDTNVHDIGEVIWRWGNNVDPRRDIMFTDGPVDALDHTSPLPFYGSKMGVDATRKWASEGFSRDWPPDIEMDKEVKEKIDKIWDKLGLPKKEESSNPWSWGV from the coding sequence ATGGCTTATAGGGATTTAAGAGACTTTATTGAAAAATTAAAGAAAGAAGGGGAACTAAAAGAGATTGACTATCCTGTTAGTTCCTACCTTGAGATAACAGAAATTGCTGATAGAGTTGTTAAGGCTGGAGGTCCAGCACTCCTTTTTAAGAACGTTGATGGTGGAAATATTCCAGTTGCAATAAATCTTTTTGCAAGTTACAAGAGAATGGCAATGGCTTTGGAAGATGACCCGGATAATATTGGGAAGAGACTTGCTAAGTTCCTGAAACCAGAAAAACCGTCTGGATTTATAGATAAACTGAAAAAGTTAATAGAACTAAAGAAACTTTCTGATGTTTTTCCAAAACTTGTTGATAAGAAGAAAGCTCCGTGTAAAGAAATAGTAATGGATGAGCCTGACTTATCAAAGTTTCCAATCCTTTTCTGTTGGCCAAGGGATGGTGGAAGGTTCATTACTCTTCCCCTTGTTTTTACGAAAGACCCAGAAACCGGAGAAAGAAACTGTGGAATGTATAGACTTCACGTTTACAGTAAGAACACAACAGGTATGCATTGGCACTGGCACAAAGTTGGTGCGAAGCACTTTTTGAAAGCAAAAAGAATGGGAATAAAGAAGTTTCCGGTAGCCGTCGCAATTGGATGCGACCCGGCCGTAATCTACTCTGCTACTGCTCCTTTGCCTGAAGATGTAGATGAAATGGTCTTTGCAGGGTTTTTAAGAGGAAAACCTGTTGATATGGTGAAGTGTGAAACGGTTGATTTGGAGGTTCCGGCAAACGCCGAGATAGTCCTTGAAGGTTATGTGGATACTGAAGAACTTAGGTTTGAAGGACCGTTTGGAGACCATACTGGATACTATTCACTGCCAGATTTCTATCCTGTTTTTCACATTACTTGCATTACACATAGAAAAAATCCTATCTACCCGGCAACGATAGTTGGGAAGCCCCCTATGGAAGACTGTTATATCGGAAAGGCTACAGAAAGGATTTTCCTCTATCTTCTAAGAACCCAGCTTCCCGAGATTGTGGATATGAGCCTACCTATTGAAGGGGTATTCCACAACTTTGCTTTTATTTCCATAGACAAACGTTATCCTGGACACGCAAGGAAGGTGATTTCCGCCCTTTGGGGAATGGGACAGATGAGTTTTACGAAGAACATAGTCATTTTTGATAAAGACACAAATGTTCACGATATCGGAGAGGTAATCTGGAGATGGGGAAATAACGTTGATCCTAGAAGGGATATTATGTTTACAGACGGTCCTGTTGACGCTCTTGATCACACCTCTCCGCTTCCGTTTTATGGAAGCAAGATGGGAGTTGATGCAACAAGAAAATGGGCTTCGGAAGGTTTCAGTAGAGACTGGCCACCTGATATAGAGATGGACAAAGAAGTTAAGGAGAAGATTGATAAGATCTGGGACAAGCTTGGACTTCCGAAAAAGGAAGAGAGTTCCAATCCTTGGAGCTGGGGAGTGTAA